Genomic segment of Panicum virgatum strain AP13 chromosome 2K, P.virgatum_v5, whole genome shotgun sequence:
CATATCACCTGGTTGCTGAAATCATCTAAAAAGGAACCAACTAAAGACTCatctataaataaaaaaaaacaatacaaTGTGGTTACTGTTTGCATGAACAAGTAACTGCGCAAGAACAATGCCAGCCCTAGCATGATGGCCTTGGGCTTCTCCATGTCACAGGCCCTAATGGGCTGCATATGACCGAATTGAGACTAGCTCGGTGAAGGGCGTTGATGTAGGCCCAGATCACCCAAATTCAGGTCCTTGTTGAGGTGAATTTGGGTTCCTATTTCTTCTTAATTTAAAAGATACCTAGTTCCTCATAGGTGTTGGAGAGTTTTATAGGAACTGAGCCTAGTTCGGTTGGTCAAGGGTGTGTTTGTATGCCCATACCACCCAAGTTCAAAGCCTCATCTTGGCGAATATGGGTTTCTATttcttattaattaattaatttaaaagacaCCTAATTCTCCTATGTTGGTCGCTATCAATTCATTTATATAAAAGATGGACCAAAATAATATTTGAATTCCTAATCTATACCATGGTGCTGCCGTGATGTCCGCCAGGGTTTCTCATTAGAATTAGAATACTGATTAGCTAGGATACCCCCCGGAATTCAATTACTGGCAGAGATAAAAGGTCTTTTATTGTACACAATACTGGTTTATACTAGTGTTTGGAAAGGACTAGTATATAAACATTCGATGGTTCAGATTAATTGTATACTACTGAAAAGTTCAGTAGTGGTATAGGTAGTATATGTGAGTAGCATAGGTAGTATAAGGGTTTTATGGGAAAACATATTAATatcaagattcattttttttaGACTTTCTTTCTAATTTCATATCTTAATTTTCATTTATAACTGAAAACTAATTACCAACCTCTGTTTCCAAATACTTGTCACTTTTGATCACTTTATATGTTTCTAAATACTTGGCAATTCACGTTTCTCGAGAAACACTTTACTATTTTGCCCTTATAAGAATACTATaggaatattctagaaacactTAAAGGTAGCTTTATAAGGGCATTTTAGTCATTTCGCTCATTAAAAAGTGAGTTACCTTGGTAACCGTGTTTGGTCAAAGTTGCCAAATATTTAGAAACGGAGGCCTCTATTATTGAAGGGTTAGATCTACTCTATACTATATCACTATGTAATGGTATTGTGCGCCATTAAAGGCCTCAGAGATAAATGAGAAACACTTTACAAGATATAGCTACAATATTGAACATAAGTGCGCACGTGTTCCAATGACATTATTCTATCTTTAcatgtatctttttttttctgtcatGGTCGGAGTCTCCATGTTGGAGTTTTATTTTCGGTGTGTTGCATGTCTAGAACTCTTGACTACTGCATTGATGCATAAATGGTTCTCTCTCCTGCTCAGCTAAGTGTATTGAGACTGCAACTTAATCACTTCTGAAAGTTATTGAGTAATGTTCAGAATGGCTTGGGCATGTGCTCAAAGCTCAATAATGCATATATTGGGGTATCTTTTACACTGCTACTAGGTGTCTTATTCTGATGTCTCTTTTTTTCAGCTACTTGATTGCTTCAATGGGCCTGCAGCTTCTTTGGAGTTTTGGCCTTGCTTGTCTTGATATCTACTCTTTGAAGACTAAACGAGATCTTCACAACCCTGTGCTTGTTAGCCTGTTTGTTGTTGGGGACTGGGTACGTGGTTTATTTTGTCTGCTTATTGCTCAAGTACTTACATTTAAGAGGAAAGTATGCATTGAATAAGTAATGCACCTTCCCTAAGCTTGTTCTTCAACATCAGAGATGATAAACTAGTAATGTGTTCTGCATTACTTTTGGATGATACTTCTCTAGCTTGTGGAATGTCTTTTTCTCCTGTTGGATTGATTTCACTTAACCAACCGCATTTTACACTGCATATTGTGGACCCTATTCTGATTTCACTTCCACTATAAAAGTTCAGCTAATGAGACATTAAGATGCGGTTGGTTGCTGCACGCAGGTGACGGCGATCTTGTCGTTTGCAGCCGCCTCTGCCTCAGCCGGCGTAACCATCCTGTTCGAGAGGGACGTACACTTTTGCAGGATGTACCCACAGCTGTCGTGCGGGCGGTACGAGCTCTCGGTGATCCTGGCATTCATCACCTGGTCCTTCATCGCGACATCCGCCGTCTCCATGTTCTGGCTGCTGCCGTCCCTCTGAGTCAGCATCTCGGAAGGAGCCTGTTAGCCCATCCTGTGTACATCCATTTGGTTGGCCACGCTGGTGTTGTGTACCGACGACCGCTGTGTTGTTCCCTGTGCTACCTGTCCGTTGGAACAAGAAAGATTTCAGTTGCCGTTCCAGCATCAGTCATCCTGTGTTGTTTGCTTGGCCCAATGGTGTTGTTTCCTACCTATGTACAGAGAGTGGTTCTGTGCGCTTTGAAGTGGACATCACATTTGGAGGCTAAGTGATCGGTTTGCTGGAAAATGTGACGGGCAAGCGGCCTTTGTGAGGTGTTAAGCGCACCGCCGATGCGCGAGGAAGCGCATTTTTGTTTGATCAGGCCGGGATCGAGTTCATCGTCATGTTTGGCAATTTGCTTCAGCTGGTCCAtctcctctcttctccaccactaaaattaaatataaaaatactaaGAAGAGGCTAAGGATAACACTTTTTTTCTTCATCTTTCGTCCGTCGTCAGTCCCTGCCCGTCGTGCATCGCCCCCTCGCGCGATCGGAGCCCTCCATCGCCTCCAATCCCGCGTCAAGTGATTTTAAAATATTTCCTTCTCTTTAGAAGAGTCTGAAAATATTTTATTTCTCCAAGTACAATATTTACTAGGCATATCTCTTCCGCCGTTGGAATCTGTAGCAATCTACTCCATCAAGAGTAtgatattgcaaaatcaatacTATAACGAACCAAAACAATTAAAATACTTTTTACCAAGATTAATAAGCCCATATCCCTCACGGCGTCCCCACCTGTCAGGCCTCCAACTTGGAGGATTCATGATAGACTTATAGAAATTAGAAGAAGCTAAATGAATCTGCCCCTAACAGGCAGTTGTTCTAAACCTACTAAGTTGTGAGAGAAGGAGATTGGCATGGAAAAGGTAAGATCTCAATCTAATTAATGTGCATTTGTTATTTATTTATACCATCATTCTTTCATCAATTTTAGTAGTAGGAATGATTAATTGTTGGAGAAGAGGTAAGTTTTGTGAGGGGGTGTCTTTTTTGGTGGTGAAATGGGCTGCAGCAAGGGCCTGTGGTGCAGTGCTGGAGATGAAATATCTTTTTTTTATACATTGAGAGGCGCCAAACAAACTGACCCATAAATGGGGCACAGCTAGAGTTGCTTGCTTCAGTGGACTTTAGATCATGTGAGAGCACAAGATCCAGAAATGATAATTTTGCACAAGAAAAGAAGATCCAGAAGTGATAGTATTGTCATATATGGTAATTCAATGGTCTGTGTGAGCTACGGAGCTTCTTGGTATTGATGTGTACGTTGCACCTGTTTGATGAAGTGCATGACCTAGCACCATGTCATACGTGGTAATTCAATTGATGAAATGGGGAATGCGCAAAGCCATTCATAACAAAGCCCGCAGAGCTACATGGGGCCAACAGCAGCATAGTAATTAGAGGGAAAGGGGTGGTTTCAGTGTACGACTATTGCGACACAGCATCAATTTGGCTGGCTTTCTAAGGtaaagtatttttttttcaatagtGTATCCCTTCCTTTTTCGTGGAAGATGAACTGTGTGATGTAGAGTGTGTTCGTCATGAGGCAAGTGTGATACATTTGCGGGCTTAGGTAGCGGAGAAAATTCCTTATTTAGCACTAGCAAAGTTACTTATTCCTTTATGGACCCTTTAAAACTAAATCTTCCATATTTGACACTAGGTCTGAAATTGATTTTCAGTTTGACACTATTGTCTATTTTCAGCCGTTGTTAAGATGCATGCGAAAAGACCATTTTGCCCCGTCCATGCCCATCATCGGTCAGTGTGGGCATAATTAACCGAACCAAAAACCGAACTGAAATAATGAAAACTGAAGCCAAAATAATAGAAACTGAAAAAATCAGTTCCCTATTCAGTTCCAAAAAACATGGAACCGAAATAACCGAAAAAAATTTGGTGCCTATTCTCGGTTAACCAAATTAATCGAAAGAACTGAATTACATGTATTTTCTAATAGTATACTTAGTTTATATGTGATGTGTCATATTTCTATTACTCTATCATTATTGTTCTCTTCTCAATTACTATTCTCTATAAAATAGAGGAAGTATTGTCTAAACTTGCTATAGAACATGTATGTTTTTCTTGTTATCTTACCTTCTCCTAAAGTTTCAGTTAATTCGGTTAGAACtgaaaccgaaccgaaccgaaatgCTCGGTTCCTAAATTTTCTTAGAACCGATCGGTTTCTATTTTTTAGGAACCGAATTTCTTCAAAAATCGAAAAATCAAACCAGAGAACTGAATGCCCACCCTGAATCAACGGCGCCAATGCATGCCAAGCAGCGTGTTGCCGTGCTGCCGCCCGTCGAGCATAGGTGCACGTCCTAGCCGTGTGTGGCCGCACCGCCGCCTGTTGAGCACAGGGCGCCGCGCCCCGGCGGCACGTGTCCATGCTGCCGCCCGATCACATGCGTGGGAGCGCCGCTACATGGCTGTGCCTGTCTGTCGCCGTTCGATGGTGCAGGGCCACACCTCGCCGCCAGCCATTCCGCATTAAAAAATGTTCCACATAAAAAATCGGCTAGGTATGAtcttgttttgaaaattttatgtaATGAATACAATTATGcaatcaaattttgatttggatATACAGTTTTGGAAAATAATACTATATAACACCTTGACTActagtcacacgtgtgactctCTGTAGCGCCCCGGCGGCACGTGTCCATGCTGCTGCCCGATCACATGCGTGGGAGCGCCGCTACATGGCTGTGCCTGTCTGTCGCCGTTCGATGGTGCAGGGCCACATCTCGCCGCCAGCCATTCCGCATTAAAAAATGTTCCACATAAAAAATCATCTAGGTATGAtcttgttttgaaaattttatcGCAAGGAATACAATTGTGcaatcaaattttgatttggatATACAGTTTTGGAAAATATTACTATATAACACCTTGACTACTAGTCACACGTGTGGCTCTCtgtagccccccccccccaccccaccccaccccacaccggcccggcccggcccctgTGCCAGCTCCTCACCAACACGAATGGGAGGAAGGAGCGACTGGGGAACACACGGGTGAGACATACAGAACGGCTGCAAATCGTTCATTGCAGCCTTAAAAATGGTCTTTTCACCTTCAATTTAACACCGTGACTTGCATAGTGTTCCTTTGTTCTTGAGTATAGTTGGCGGTGAGATTTGACACTTAAGGACCACCAACAAGCACCCTACCTgttccatgagcactttttTTTAGAAAGTTCTGATTCGAACAGCATACTTCAAAAGCAAAATAGAACTTCAAGAGTGATTTCTGTTTTCAAAACTTCATAAGTAGTGTAGCACAAAACTACGTGTTACAGCAGTGCAGAAATAAACACATCCGCACAAGCGAGGCTTGGACAAACTGTTGTCAACACTAGATAAGCATGTCAACACTAGATAaatacaacaacatagcctttttttcaaataaattggggtaggctagagatgaaacccaaaagaaatgagttcaaggttcaggcacattaatAGCTAGCCTCCAAGGgctcctatccaaaactatgtctttagagatattccaatctttaaggtctctcttaaccgactcatcccacgtcagtttagatctacctctacccctctttacattatcgacccgctcaagaaccccattacgcatcGGCGCCTCAgtaggccttcgttggacatgtccaaactatCTCAgtcgatgctgggtaagtttctcctcaattggtgccaccccgaccctatcccgaataacttcgttccggactctatccctccttgtgtgtccgcaaaaccaccgcaacatccgcatctctgctacactcagttgctggacatgtcgtctttttgtaggccaacattcagcaccgtataacatcgccggacgaattgctgtcctatagaattttctttttagcttttgtggcatcctcttgtcacaaaagatgccagaagcttgccgccatttcaaccagccagctgaaattctatgcctaacatcttcatcaatgtcgccatccttttgtaaccccgatcctaaataccgaaaagtatccttctggaccaccacttgcccatctagactaacgtctcccccctcatgcttAGTCGCActaaaatcgcacatcatgtactcggtcttggtcctactaagtctaaaccctttcgactctaacgtgcgtctccacagctctaacttcctattaaccattgtcctactctcgtcaactagcaccacatcatcagcaaagagcattcaccaagggatctcaccttgtatatcccttgtgacctcatccatcactaaagtaaataaataagagctcaatgctgacccctggtgtaggcctatgttaataggaaagtcagtggtgttgccatcacatgtccggacaaacatcgtcgcatccttgtacatatccttaataagggtaatgtacttagttgggactttgtgcttctccaaagcccaccacatgacatttctcggtactttgtcatatgccttctcaaggtcaatgaagaccatgtgcaagtccttcttctgctccctatatctctccatcaattatcgtattaagaaaatcgcctccatggttgaccttccaggcatgaacccaaattggttttgggtcacacttgtcactcttcttagatgatgctcgataaccctctcccaaagcttcatcgtatggctcatcagcttaatcccacggtagttattacaactttgaacatcgctcttgtttttgaagatatgtACTAATATaattctcctccattcttccggcatcttgtttgaccaaaaaatgagattaaaaagcttagttaaccatactattgctctatctcatagtcatctccacacctcaatggggataccatcagggcccatcgctttacctcccttcatcctcttcaaagcctccccgatctctacaaaacgtctgttggtatcgtcaaaagagtcatctaaatCAAGGGTAGGGTCCTCGCTCTCcgcattaaacaacttgtcgaagtactatctccatctatccatgatctcctcatccttcactagcagtcgatctgtcccatccttaatgcatttgatttggttgatgtcccttgtcttccgctcgcggatcctagccatcctataaatgtccttctccccttctttcgtgcctagccgctgatacaggtcatcatacgccttaccctttgctacactcacaacTCGCTTTGCATCCATCTTTGCTAATTTATAGctctcgatgttggctgcactcttgtcaaggtggaggcgcttgaaacactccttcttcttaatagccctttgcacctcgtcgttccaccaccaagtatctttcccctcctgtttgcctcccctactcacgccaaacacctctaaggccaccttccgaacacatgttgccatctttagccacatgtcatctgcgtcttctccttcttcccaaggcccctcacctagcatcctttccttaaacgcttgtgccgcttcccctctaagcttccaccactttgttctcgcaatcttggcacgtttatcccggtggacacgtacccgaagacaaaagtccgccaccacaaccTTGCGTTgaggacaacacactccccagataccaccttacaatctaagcaatcacatCTATCCTCCCTACTACGTCAACACTAGATAAATAAGCATAGTAAGTTCAACTTCAACACAGTTTTGTTTTTTGAACAATTCCCCGCAGTTTGACAGCACAGATATGGCTTTCGCTTCTCGATGCTACCTGTCACAGGCCGAACCTGGTCCTTTTGTCACTAGCACTGCTTGCAGATGTCCGCTCAACTTCTGAAATAAACAAGAGAAGTGCAACCAAATTGTTGGTTTAGTGTGTTGGCAATATGGAAAAGACAAAGGGTAAGAAGTTGGGGACATACTTCGCTTTTGGGGTTCCATATCTGTTTCAGCTAACTTCTGCTGCAATTCTTCGAGGTCTTTAATCCAGAGGTCAGTATCTCTAGTCTTCTGCATTTCCTCCATTCGTTGATGCAGGCCTTCCCTTTCCGCCACGAGATTGGGTACACTCAAAATCAAGCTCATCACATGATAGATTAATGAGATGATCAAAGCCTGAATCCCCATCATTTGGAATAGCCTTGTAacctttttcagtgaacttagcAATGAGCTTCTTTCTGTTTATCTGCTTGATCTCACCTTTGTCCAGTGCTTCGAGATACATAATGGTATTATCAATTCTTGTCATATCATTACTCATCCTTTCCAGTAGCTTTGCCTACACATGAGCATTACAAATCTTGAGTCTATACAATATCAATaaacacaaacaaaacaaacagaGAAATGAAGTACCTTTCTTGCAGCATAATAAGGAAGCCTCATGTCATAAAAGGCTGTCAGTGCTGCACGTGTAGCATCATGTTTTTATCATACGTCTCATTGTGAAATTCAGACCAACAATAAAGTACAGAAGAAAAAAACTTACTTTCTTCTGCGTTAAGAAATTGACGCAGCTGTTGCATCTCATCCAGTAAATTTAGAGTCTCTACAGGCATTCTGCTCACCAAATTAAAAGCTTCCAGCAGGCCTCTCTTTCTAGCAAACATCATGTTGCCTTTGTCCAAGGAAACCCTGAACCTCAAGTTATTCGCATCCTCATGCAGTTCTTGAAAACACTATATGATATATGCAACTAATTTCAGTAACATAATCATGAAAGATTCATACATAAGGCATTTTACGAAACAAAACTTGAAAAGCCTTTTATCAATACCTCAATAGTTGGATATTTCATTTTGGAATATTCAGATCTATTACTAGCATCAGGCAGTAGGGACTGGAGAAAGGTTTTGTACTCAACAATTGTTCTGCCTGGAGGTATTTCATTTATTTCAATTACTGTATCACTGATTTCTGTAGCACAACCATAAATGGTGCAATTTATTCCATGATCATTGTCAGTAGATTTTTCAACCCTTCCCTGATAATAAAAAAAAGGGACATCAAAATCAAACAAAAGTAAAAAGAGTAAGTGTCTAACACACATGCTTAGGAATTCAAATGGATGCAAATTGTAGCTTCGTTATGGTAATAGTAGTAGGACACTTGGCTTCGATGCAGAGAACAATAGAAAGTTTAAAGCAAGCCGTGAGGTTTCAGAAAGATACCTTAAAACCTCTGTAGCCTGGTTTCAATGATATACTGTTGCTATCTTCTGCAATAGTGGGGCCTCTCAATAGCTTGAATAGAGCATTAATAACATCATTCATGTGATAGTTTGGAATGTTAGATGCCCAACCTCTTGCTATTCCGGCAGTGCCATTCACCAATGACATTGGGACAACAGGAAGGTACCTATGGAAGTGGAGTTAGATACATTAACCACAAATCGACCACTTATTAATTATGAGTGCTGCAGGACAATACCACTTTGGTTGAACTAACATTCCATCTTCTTCCAAGTATTCAAGTAAATCTTTATCATCATCCCGAAAAATGAACTTGGTTATGTCATTCAATTCAACAAATAAATAATGTGCCCTGGAATGATCTTTAGCTCCCTGAAATGATAcattttagaagaaaaaaaaaagatagtggTTTTCAAACTAAAAAAACTGAAAGCGAGTATGGCCAGGAATATAATTGATTGATTAGGGTGCAAAGCACGGTACGAGTACATATAGACAAGGATGCCGCAGTAGATGGAAACAACCCTATCAGAGGGATCCTTGCCTATCCTAATCAATAGAGATATCCTGAGGGGGGGGCGCACCTAGACACAGTGGGCGCCCAGCCCCTAAAGGCCATTAGGCCGGCTAGCTAGGGCCCGTGGGCCAGCCTATACATAACAtgctaacaccccccgcagtctgatcaTCGACACCGTGGATATTCAGACTGGACCTGAACTCCGAAAACACAAAAGATGggagccccttggtgaagatgtcggcgtaCTGGGAGGCAGTCGGAACATGCATGACGCGGACTTCACCAATGGAAACACGCTCCCGCACGAAGTGGAGATCGATCTCAATGTGCTTGGTGcgttgatgctggacggggttggagCTCATGTAAACGGCGCCGATGTTGTCACAATAGACCAACGAGGCGCGCCGGAGTGGAGCATGAAGCTCGAGGAGCAGCTGTCGGAGCCATGTCGCCTCTGCAACACCATTGGCTACAACCCTGTATTCGGCCTCTGCACTGGACCGGGACACTATGTTCTGACGCTTCGACGACCAGGAAACAAGATTATCTCCAAGAAAGATAGCATAACCTGAGGTGGATTTGCGGGTGTCGGGGCAgccagcccaatcagcatcagTGTACACAGTCAGCTCAGCCATGGCAGAAGGACGGATCAGAAGTCCCAGATGAAGAGTACCCCGGATGTAGCGAAGGATACGCTTCAGGGCGGCAAGATGAGGCTCCcgtggatcatgcatatgtagaCACACCTGCTGCACCGCATATGCAATATCAAGCCTGGTGAAAGTCAGCCACTGAAGGGCGCCAGCCAGATTGCGAAAATCTGTGGCATTCGGAACAGGCGGACCATCAACTGAGAGCTTCGAGTTGGTGTCAataggagtggagcagggcttgcactCGGCCATGCCTGCACGATCCAAGATCTCCAACATGTACTGCCGCTGAGTGAGGAGAAGACCAGAACCGTGGCGCTCCACACACATGCCCATAAAATGATGCAACTCACCAAGGTCCTTCATGGAGAACTCCAGCTGTAGCGCCTGAATGGTGCGACGGAGGAGTGCCGGGgaggaagctgtgagcacaatatcatcaacataaagcaGCAGGTAAATCATGTCGGTCCCGCGCCGGAAGATGAACAATGAGGTATCAGTCTTGGCCTCAACGAACCTGAGAGACAGCAAGTGGCGAACCGACTGTACCATGCACGAGGGGCTTGCTTCAAACCGTAAAGCGACTTGTTTAGACGGCAAACAAAGTCGGGGTGAACAGGATCCTCAAAACCAGAAGGCTGAGCACAGTAGACTGTCTCGGACAAAGTGCCATGGAGGAAGGCATTCTTCACGTCGAGCTGATGAATAGGCCAACCTCTGGAGAGAGCCAAAGAAAGCACTGTACGCACCGTAGCAGGCTTGACCACCGGACTGAAGGTCTCAACAAAATCCACATCAGGACGCTGAGTGGAACCCCGAAGAACCCatcgagccttgtagcgctcgaGGCTGCCGTCAGACTGGAACTTATGCTTGTAGACCCACTTGCCAGAAACGATATTAGCCCGCGGCGGACGCGGAACTAAATCCCAGGTATGGTTCTGCAGAAGAGCGGCGTGTTCCTCCTCCATAGCAGCCCGCCAATTTGGGTCGGCAAGGGTGCTGCGGAAGGTCTTCGGGAGCGGGGACAGCGGCGCAGCATGGTATACTGCTGGAAGACGAATGCCGCGCTTAGCCCGCGTGGTCATGGGGTGCTGGTTCGTCACTGGAGGAACAGGCACCGCACCACGAGGCAGCGGGGCAGCGGTCGGCGGGGTAGAAGTCGGTGCGGCAGGTGGAGGCACACGCCGACGGGAGTAGACGTGTCGCAGCTCGCGCGTTGGTGGCACGGCGACGACAGGCGGCGAGGTGGCTGCAGGTGCCGCACCACCGGCCGGAGGGCTGCCGAGGACGAGGACGTCGGGGTGGCAGCCGCTGAATGCCGATCAGCCGGCAGGGGCTGGAAGCCCGGCGGGACGATCGGCG
This window contains:
- the LOC120671352 gene encoding CASP-like protein 5B3 codes for the protein MKDVLGSPGTWSGMALRLSQCVLAGASMAAMATAYGFSNYTAFCYLIASMGLQLLWSFGLACLDIYSLKTKRDLHNPVLVSLFVVGDWVTAILSFAAASASAGVTILFERDVHFCRMYPQLSCGRYELSVILAFITWSFIATSAVSMFWLLPSL
- the LOC120671394 gene encoding DNA topoisomerase 2-like — encoded protein: MEGTIIGMAQTFVGSNNVNLLKPRGQFGSRYEGAKDHSRAHYLFVELNDITKFIFRDDDKDLLEYLEEDGMLVQPKWYLPVVPMSLVNGTAGIAREDSNSISLKPGYRGFKGRVEKSTDNDHGINCTIYGCATEISDTVIEINEIPPGRTIVEYKTFLQSLLPDASNRSEYSKMKYPTIECFQELHEDANNLRFRVSLDKGNMMFARKRGLLEAFNLVSRMPVETLNLLDEMQQLRQFLNAEETLTAFYDMRLPYYAARKAKLLERMSNDMTRIDNTIMYLEALDKGEIKQINRKKLIAKFTEKGYKAIPNDGDSGFDHLINLSCDELDFECTQSRGGKGRPASTNGGNAED